The Candida albicans SC5314 chromosome 5, complete sequence genome includes a region encoding these proteins:
- the TNA1 gene encoding Tna1p (Putative nicotinic acid transporter; detected at germ tube plasma membrane by mass spectrometry; transcript induced upon phagocytosis by macrophage; rat catheter biofilm induced) gives MTTLAEEKHTTDMSKDPEYISSDDSFPEDIAENKVDPEIEVEQLAQELGINQKKLMWKIDLWVVPPFCLLYFLSFLDRVNISNANIYGLTADLKLTGNQYNTALTVFFVPYVVFEVLANYCIKFVKPHIWLSTLVLLFGGISIGMGFVQNFGGLVACRFLIGVTEASTFPSIFYLLSTYYSKAESQRRFSAFFSCTALSGAASGAIAYRINELNMVHGLESWRWIFIIEGAITAGCAILLFFIIADFPEEARFLNANERTFLKRKLEILAGTKSAYEIKNTIKDVAKCFKDWLIWLPALSYFGLIIPSYGYAYFAATIIKQMGYTAVSAQQHSVYPWVCAFGVINVVAFISDRFKRRLPFAIGTCIMAIVGLAMILGATHSPKVRYVGCFLTASGLYTAMPMVVCWAALNNGSHIRKSVGTAWQIGFGNIGGIIATFIFLAKDAPVYKPGLATSIAGVCFSILCSLAYFFVCHRMNQVKQTDAYKQDFNAMPEREQINAGDRNPNFVYLY, from the coding sequence ATGACAACTCTTGCTGAAGAAAAACACACGACGGATATGTCAAAAGATCCCGAATACATCAGTTCTGATGATTCTTTCCCAGAAGATATTGCTGAAAATAAAGTAGATCCAGAAATTGAAGTTGAACAATTAGCTCAAGAACTTGGgataaatcaaaagaaattaatgtGGAAAATTGATCTTTGGGTTGTGCCACCATTTTGTCTTTTATATTTCCTTTCATTTTTGGATCGTGTCAATATTTCCAACGCCAATATTTATGGATTAACTGCcgatttgaaattaactGGTAATCAATATAATACTGCCTTGACAGTGTTTTTCGTTCCTTATGTTGTATTTGAAGTTTTAGCCAATTATTGTATAAAATTTGTGAAACCTCACATTTGGTTATCCACTTTGGTGTTACTTTTCGGAGGTATTTCCATCGGTATGGGATTTGTACAAAATTTTGGTGGATTAGTTGCTTGTCGGTTTTTAATTGGTGTCACTGAAGCTTCCACTTTCCCATCTatcttttatttattatcaacttATTATTCTAAAGCAGAATCTCAACGTAGGTTTTCTGCCTTCTTTTCATGTACAGCATTATCTGGTGCTGCCTCGGGAGCCATTGCTTACAGAatcaatgaattaaatATGGTACATGGGTTAGAAAGTTGGCGATGGATTTTCATTATAGAAGGAGCTATAACTGCTGGTTGCGCcattcttttgtttttcattattgcTGATTTCCCTGAAGAAGCAAGATTTTTGAATGCTAATGAACGTACTTTTTTGAAACGTAAATTAGAAATTTTGGCTGGTACTAAATCAGCatatgaaatcaaaaacacTATCAAAGATGTTGCTAAATGTTTCAAAGATTGGTTAATTTGGTTACCAGCTTTGTCATATTTTGGTTTAATTATCCCATCTTACGGTTATGCATATTTCGCAGCCACCATTATCAAACAAATGGGATACACTGCGGTGTCAGCACAACAACATTCAGTTTATCCTTGGGTATGTGCATTTGGTGTTATTAATGTTGTTGCCTTTATTTCCGATCGTTTCAAAAGAAGATTACCATTTGCCATTGGTACTTGTATAATGGCTATTGTTGGTCTTGCCATGATTTTGGGTGCAACTCATAGCCCCAAAGTGCGTTATGTTGGTTGTTTCCTTACTGCTAGTGGTTTATACACCGCCATGCCTATGGTTGTTTGTTGGGCAGCTTTGAATAATGGGTCTCATATTCGTAAATCAGTGGGTACTGCTTGGCAAATTGGATTTGGTAACATTGGTGGTATTATTGCCacatttatatttttggcCAAAGATGCTCCAGTTTATAAACCTGGTTTGGCAACTTCAATTGCTGGTGTTTGCTTTTCCATATTGTGCTCCTTGGCctatttctttgtttgtcATAGAATGAACCAAGTCAAACAAACTGATGCTTATAAACAAGATTTTAATGCAATGCCAGAACGTGAGCAAATCAATGCTGGTGATAGAAATCCAAACTTTGTTTACTTGTATTAG
- the RPS5 gene encoding 40S ribosomal protein uS7 (Ribosomal protein S5; macrophage/pseudohyphal-induced after 16 h; downregulated upon phagocytosis by murine macrophage; Hap43-induced; Spider biofilm repressed): protein MSDVEEQYQEEQQPVVQEELQVVELATTIPLDVQEAQREVKLFNKWSFEDVEVKDVSLVDYIQIRNPVFVSHTAGKYASKRFRKAQCPIVERLTNSLMMNGRNNGKKLKAVRIVKHALEIIHVLTEQNPIQVVVDAIVNSGAREDSTRIGSSGTVRRQAVDVSPLRRVNQAIALLTIGAREASFRNIKTIAECLAEELINAAKGSSTSYAIKKKDELERVAKSNR, encoded by the coding sequence ATGTCTGACGTTGAAGAACAATACcaagaagaacaacaaccagTCGTTcaagaagaattacaaGTCGTTGAATTAGCCACTACCATCCCATTGGATGTTCAAGAAGCTCAAAGAGAAGtcaaattattcaacaaatgGTCTTTTGAAGATGTTGAAGTTAAAGACGTTTCATTAGTCGACTACATTCAAATCAGAAACCCAGTTTTCGTTTCCCATACTGCTGGTAAATACGCCTCTAAAAGATTCAGAAAGGCTCAATGTCCAATCGTTGAAAGATTAACCAACtctttgatgatgaatggTAGAAACAATGGTAAAAAATTGAAGGCCGTTAGAATCGTCAAACACGCTTTGGAAATCATTCACGTTTTAACTGAACAAAACCCAATccaagttgttgttgatgctATTGTCAACTCTGGTGCCAGAGAAGATTCCACCAGAATTGGTTCTTCTGGTACTGTCAGAAGACAAGCTGTTGATGTTTCTCCATTAAGAAGAGTCAACCAAGCTATTGCCTTGTTGACTATCGGTGCCAGAGAAGCTTCTTTCAGAAACATCAAAACTATTGCTGAATGTTTAGCTGAAGAATTGATCAACGCTGCTAAAGGTTCTTCTACTTCTTACGCTATCAAGAAGAAGGATGAATTAGAAAGAGTTGCTAAATCTAACCGTTAA